A genomic region of Chrysiogenes arsenatis DSM 11915 contains the following coding sequences:
- a CDS encoding TolC family protein, with product MIRNILSCPQKVFAGLAVSAACLAIPAWAESQPSHGDMNRHEQVLTQIQQGAVALNKESFVHLVLLRNPEVLVSAEQKKIAEAQLQHDRAAYEMEFFSILRADERKTENNPLAPNDTTIDRNGRFQFGVRTLVVSGAEVSVEYEGHKRYNNTSSVNDPTGINDNVGSLNFRIRQPILRGFGAAQIENRIAQSEKQIEIRKQETQQQILSKSYDALSLYWRLYRAEQMKALNADSLKNANNILTDIERRVQAGRLPQTAMTEARSTLLLRQAESFVVERGYEQVKSAIKGVLNLSANEYQHVVFQTTSEPDTTAWQQPESFQTYFEQVLSVWPNYGIAIERIALEEHSLAIARDELRPKLDFVAGYGQSSLRYDERYGRTFEEAFSERYPNWYAGVEFSIPLGGNQSARSKESIALSRITQNQYQAEAVKVDLSNQLQLRLAQVDQAYQELDRHRQNTTVLKELLEIERERFDRGVARYIDMIEREDNLNVGIIRMVDAEIQYELAKISLQLSDGSLLQELGIQFDVEAL from the coding sequence ATGATACGGAATATACTTTCTTGCCCCCAAAAAGTTTTTGCAGGTTTAGCGGTTTCGGCAGCGTGTCTGGCCATTCCCGCGTGGGCCGAGAGTCAACCTTCTCATGGTGACATGAATCGCCACGAACAAGTGCTGACGCAAATACAACAAGGTGCTGTGGCTCTAAATAAAGAGTCTTTCGTGCACCTTGTGCTCCTACGCAATCCTGAGGTGCTCGTAAGTGCAGAGCAGAAAAAAATTGCTGAGGCGCAACTACAGCATGATCGCGCCGCATACGAGATGGAATTTTTTTCAATACTCCGTGCTGATGAGCGAAAAACCGAAAATAATCCGTTAGCCCCTAATGACACGACGATAGACCGCAATGGTCGTTTTCAGTTTGGCGTGCGCACGTTAGTCGTTTCTGGGGCTGAGGTCTCTGTCGAATATGAAGGGCATAAACGCTATAATAATACGAGCTCGGTGAATGATCCTACTGGGATTAACGACAATGTCGGTTCGCTGAATTTCCGTATCCGTCAACCAATTTTGCGCGGATTTGGGGCGGCTCAAATTGAGAATCGGATCGCACAATCAGAAAAACAGATTGAAATCCGCAAACAGGAAACTCAGCAACAGATTCTGAGTAAGTCATACGATGCGCTCAGCCTCTACTGGCGGCTGTACCGTGCCGAACAGATGAAAGCTTTGAATGCAGATTCATTGAAAAATGCGAATAATATCCTCACCGATATTGAGCGGCGCGTGCAAGCTGGGCGCTTACCGCAAACTGCTATGACCGAAGCCCGTTCTACCCTTCTACTTCGTCAGGCAGAATCATTTGTCGTAGAGCGCGGGTATGAACAAGTGAAAAGTGCGATTAAGGGGGTTCTCAACCTCTCAGCCAATGAATATCAGCACGTTGTTTTTCAGACGACTTCAGAGCCTGACACTACCGCGTGGCAACAGCCGGAAAGTTTTCAGACTTACTTTGAGCAGGTTCTCAGTGTTTGGCCGAATTACGGAATTGCAATAGAACGTATTGCGCTGGAAGAACATTCTCTGGCGATAGCCCGCGATGAGTTGCGTCCAAAACTCGATTTTGTTGCGGGCTATGGCCAAAGTAGCCTTCGGTATGATGAGCGCTACGGCAGAACTTTTGAAGAAGCATTTTCGGAGCGTTATCCCAACTGGTATGCTGGTGTTGAGTTTTCCATCCCTTTAGGTGGTAATCAAAGTGCGCGTTCGAAAGAATCCATAGCGCTTTCACGAATTACCCAAAATCAATATCAGGCTGAAGCGGTAAAGGTAGACCTTTCAAATCAACTTCAGTTGCGGCTTGCACAGGTAGATCAAGCGTATCAAGAGTTGGATCGTCATCGGCAGAATACCACTGTCCTCAAGGAACTGCTTGAAATTGAGCGGGAACGGTTTGACCGCGGTGTAGCGCGCTACATTGATATGATTGAGCGCGAAGATAATCTCAACGTGGGTATAATCCGTATGGTGGATGCCGAGATTCAATATGAACTGGCAAAAATCAGTCTTCAGCTTTCGGATGGTAGCCTGTTGCAGGAACTCGGCATTCAGTTTGACGTAGAAGCACTGTAG
- a CDS encoding SapC family protein, with amino-acid sequence MFKKLVPLNKDKHAKTKVTPISSFAFASKFHIASLMVHEFARAASVYPIVFLEDKEQDEFKPVVMFGLDAGENLFIAEDGSWKASYVPAIIRRYPFALAKSDQADQFTVCIDEDADCVGTKDGQALFEKGEPTVIIDNVKKYLGEMQQMEIFTKAFCTFMAENNLFTPLSMRVRYGGQIRNVTGCYVINEERLNNLSDKRFLEIREKRYFAPIFAHLTSLSQLERLAMLKDGQTSLKPGETEPVIAES; translated from the coding sequence ATGTTTAAAAAATTGGTTCCGCTTAACAAGGACAAACATGCGAAGACAAAAGTGACACCTATTAGCAGCTTTGCCTTTGCCAGTAAGTTTCATATTGCGTCACTCATGGTGCATGAATTTGCTCGGGCGGCATCGGTGTATCCGATTGTTTTCCTTGAAGACAAAGAGCAGGATGAATTTAAGCCTGTTGTGATGTTTGGCCTTGATGCCGGAGAAAATCTATTTATCGCTGAAGATGGGAGTTGGAAGGCTTCATATGTGCCAGCCATTATCCGCCGTTACCCTTTTGCCCTCGCTAAAAGTGATCAAGCTGATCAATTTACAGTTTGCATTGATGAAGATGCGGACTGTGTTGGGACAAAAGATGGCCAAGCGTTGTTTGAAAAAGGTGAGCCAACCGTGATCATCGACAATGTAAAAAAATACCTTGGCGAAATGCAACAAATGGAGATCTTCACGAAGGCATTCTGTACGTTCATGGCTGAAAATAATCTCTTTACTCCGCTCAGTATGCGTGTGCGCTACGGTGGGCAGATTCGCAACGTAACTGGTTGTTATGTGATCAATGAGGAGCGTTTGAATAATCTTTCCGATAAGCGCTTTCTTGAAATACGCGAAAAGCGCTACTTTGCGCCTATCTTTGCTCATTTAACCTCACTCAGCCAACTTGAACGCTTGGCGATGCTAAAAGATGGGCAGACGAGCCTGAAGCCAGGTGAAACAGAGCCTGTAATCGCTGAGTCATAA
- a CDS encoding efflux RND transporter periplasmic adaptor subunit: MASKEAFRQRLQELYHVRVTQSQAGQASWIDYLVLVKNVCRVPSAELILVQEHQLLLVATSDLEQKSPSKPLLDTQEFFLFLQRAEASGFAHRPPHPHIDGSIGFVALRALCPTPYFLILAIDCDAATRLNDILVRAQLMLDFVQDESVLNTSALLGTESKAVDARKTAHENMLASLLDLLSEIYQSENFQAAVYALANGIVNYQSAFDQVVLGWKEGAYTRVKGISHYERFEQKTDTVRLFEAALEESVDQVAAIHYSSHRASDGKVITLAHQQLQTHLAARSIMTFPLVNSHGHTVFALTLVNYRDDLPELPCEAVHFLARTVMPRLEQLYLQDAEWRDRLRTVALRTIGRLAGAENLLVKSLVLAGSLLLFGSLTFSTMHTVEGTGQFVTDNTRLITAPFEGVIIDAYVTSGDEVVEGDPLLTLDVQDLLMQLAELQAELQRNVTEADRARAEFTSVDLAIALARIEQVKARMERVNYQLSQAHMHAPFTGVVVEGERRELISAPVSKGQPLLRIAQTEDVYVVVEVAHDDIHHVREGSIGEFALVSQPGRKIPLRISRVIPMAEVKSQEGARFTVIAQLEEDGETWWRPGMTGVAKIHVQPRSYFWIYTHKTLNRIRLALWR; encoded by the coding sequence ATGGCCTCTAAAGAAGCATTTCGCCAACGATTACAGGAATTATACCACGTACGGGTCACTCAGTCTCAAGCAGGTCAAGCATCGTGGATAGATTATCTGGTGCTCGTCAAGAACGTATGCCGTGTGCCGAGTGCGGAACTCATTTTGGTACAGGAACATCAACTGCTTTTGGTTGCTACCAGCGATTTAGAACAGAAAAGCCCGTCAAAGCCTTTGTTAGACACGCAGGAATTTTTCCTTTTTCTGCAGCGGGCCGAAGCCAGTGGATTTGCCCACCGTCCACCCCATCCCCATATCGATGGGTCAATCGGCTTCGTCGCGCTCCGTGCGTTGTGTCCTACCCCATATTTTTTGATTTTAGCGATTGATTGTGATGCTGCAACACGTTTGAACGACATTCTTGTGCGTGCCCAGTTAATGCTCGACTTTGTGCAGGATGAGTCCGTCTTGAACACGTCAGCGTTGTTAGGTACAGAGTCAAAAGCAGTTGATGCGCGGAAAACGGCGCACGAAAACATGCTCGCAAGCTTGCTCGACTTGCTGAGCGAAATATATCAATCCGAAAACTTTCAAGCGGCTGTGTATGCGTTAGCCAATGGCATCGTTAATTACCAGAGCGCCTTTGATCAGGTCGTGCTGGGCTGGAAAGAGGGGGCGTATACACGGGTAAAGGGGATCAGCCACTATGAGCGCTTTGAGCAAAAAACCGATACCGTTAGACTGTTTGAAGCGGCTTTAGAGGAGTCGGTGGATCAGGTTGCCGCCATTCATTATTCAAGTCACCGTGCTTCGGATGGAAAGGTAATTACCCTTGCTCATCAACAACTACAAACCCACCTTGCGGCACGATCTATTATGACTTTTCCGCTTGTGAACTCTCACGGCCATACCGTGTTCGCATTGACACTCGTCAACTACCGTGATGATTTGCCGGAACTTCCTTGCGAGGCGGTGCACTTTCTGGCACGAACCGTGATGCCGCGGCTGGAACAATTGTATTTGCAAGATGCCGAATGGCGCGATCGGTTGCGGACGGTTGCTCTGCGCACAATTGGCCGTCTTGCGGGGGCAGAAAATCTGCTGGTTAAGTCGTTGGTACTGGCTGGATCTTTACTGTTGTTTGGCTCGCTGACATTCTCCACCATGCATACTGTTGAAGGGACTGGGCAGTTTGTTACGGACAATACTCGGCTCATTACGGCCCCTTTTGAGGGGGTGATCATCGATGCCTATGTCACCAGTGGTGACGAGGTGGTGGAAGGTGATCCGTTGCTGACGCTTGATGTGCAAGATTTGCTGATGCAACTTGCCGAACTCCAAGCGGAGTTACAGCGAAACGTAACCGAAGCTGATCGGGCTCGGGCAGAGTTTACCAGTGTGGACTTGGCGATTGCTTTGGCACGGATTGAGCAGGTGAAAGCCCGTATGGAGCGGGTGAATTATCAGCTTTCGCAAGCACATATGCACGCTCCCTTTACTGGGGTAGTGGTCGAAGGGGAGCGGCGCGAGCTGATTTCAGCACCTGTTTCCAAAGGGCAACCCCTGCTGCGTATTGCACAAACCGAAGATGTATATGTGGTAGTTGAAGTAGCGCATGACGACATTCACCATGTGCGCGAGGGGAGTATTGGCGAATTTGCGCTGGTCAGCCAGCCAGGGCGGAAAATTCCCCTGCGAATCAGTCGCGTAATTCCAATGGCTGAGGTGAAGTCGCAGGAGGGGGCGCGGTTTACCGTGATTGCTCAACTTGAAGAGGATGGTGAAACGTGGTGGCGCCCTGGTATGACTGGGGTGGCAAAAATTCATGTGCAACCACGGTCGTACTTCTGGATCTATACACACAAGACGCTGAATCGTATCCGTCTTGCGCTCTGGAGGTAG
- a CDS encoding efflux RND transporter periplasmic adaptor subunit, with amino-acid sequence MRLTNCIFFLLFLSLNVFAIASEAPSTRSRGDFRSFSPEVSPHETVAISDAMVGVVYPRERYLLAMAVSGVVSEVKIAEGAYVDQGTPLLVLEQHIEQLELSRLETLMRDKSALDGARARLLLQVEQVKSALELYHESRSISLDELNQMIINRVTTESEVALLELEEKKQDYDYKIGRQVLAQRTLLAPSKGFITQIRLKKGEWAQAGEPIIELVDTSYIYIRISIPSAIAAKLTIGQKVDFAVESTRAQGAISFLSPVADPASGLVEVKVEYRNVDNRFRPGLKARVQL; translated from the coding sequence ATGCGATTGACCAACTGTATTTTTTTCCTGCTGTTTTTGTCCTTGAATGTATTCGCTATAGCGAGCGAGGCTCCAAGCACTCGTTCGCGTGGCGATTTCCGTTCATTTAGTCCAGAGGTGAGTCCACATGAGACGGTTGCAATAAGTGATGCGATGGTAGGTGTGGTGTACCCTCGTGAGCGCTACTTGCTCGCAATGGCGGTTAGCGGTGTGGTCAGTGAAGTCAAGATCGCAGAAGGAGCCTACGTCGATCAGGGAACACCGCTCTTGGTGCTGGAGCAACATATTGAGCAACTTGAACTGTCGCGCCTTGAAACGCTGATGCGGGACAAGAGTGCATTGGACGGGGCTCGCGCTCGGTTACTGCTGCAAGTGGAGCAAGTAAAATCCGCTCTTGAGTTGTACCATGAAAGTAGATCAATCAGTCTTGATGAGCTCAATCAAATGATCATCAATAGAGTCACAACAGAGAGCGAAGTTGCACTGCTTGAGTTAGAAGAAAAAAAACAAGACTACGATTATAAAATTGGCCGACAAGTCCTTGCCCAACGGACTCTACTCGCGCCCAGTAAAGGATTTATCACCCAAATTCGCCTCAAAAAAGGGGAATGGGCTCAGGCGGGTGAGCCGATCATCGAACTGGTTGATACTTCGTATATTTACATCCGCATCAGTATTCCGAGTGCTATCGCAGCGAAGCTTACGATAGGGCAAAAAGTTGATTTTGCAGTGGAATCCACGCGCGCACAAGGGGCGATTTCTTTTCTCTCACCAGTAGCTGATCCGGCAAGTGGATTAGTCGAAGTGAAGGTTGAATATCGCAACGTGGATAATCGGTTTCGGCCAGGATTAAAAGCGCGAGTGCAGCTGTGA